The proteins below are encoded in one region of Brachionichthys hirsutus isolate HB-005 chromosome 12, CSIRO-AGI_Bhir_v1, whole genome shotgun sequence:
- the fign gene encoding LOW QUALITY PROTEIN: fidgetin (The sequence of the model RefSeq protein was modified relative to this genomic sequence to represent the inferred CDS: deleted 1 base in 1 codon), translating into MRSLRHAAFSHRSSCPGFGIPTWQRLWSVFSSPPLTWNGFKSRSATRKLSAPSSAHSPDRWRNKARRRPVTFTGLKMQWTPEHTQWAEQHFDISSTTRSPAHKVEAYRGHLQRTYQYAWANDDISALTASNLLKKYAEKYSGILEGPNERALLCSYSDGTAGLMNGRKSENESWQEGIYPMNCAPDVISVSKAGMTAALPPTEVLASIGSSSGVPSSLSEPNYSNSNCGSHTATTLQSGLPSQEYTTSYNGPYLHSSYCGQTTPVLPSPHPSPLHSAGLLQPPPPPPTLVPSYNAGSPNLPSYNYPPTGYPSQTAVGPGYSPGGAPPPSAYLPSSIAAPTPIPPSTLPGYNYQSHNHTPIAPTPLNGSASHSLKRKAFYMSGHGEIDSPFGSFNYNQQRSSQSPMYRVADSSISDSNRGNGFDRNAEASSLGFKTTKQQMSSDQQRKFLIHSGRALTPPSYGSTKSSVGDLGLGEPYSKFGSPIMSEQTEERRQHLSHSLTGPDVGVANSSVHAAEEQLKNSDSNMVEMVTTEILQQGPPVDWNDIAGLDVAKASIKEDILWPILRPDMYSGLATLPRSLLLFGPQGTGRTLLANCIASQLGAAFLQLNSSALVTKWLGEGDKIIQASFLVARCRQPAVLFIREVDLLLSAQLSEESPMNRLKAELLVQLDSILTSAADHILVVCSTSKPGEIPESLRRYFTKRLLIPLPDGTARHQIIRQLLSQHNYCLSDKDMSLLVQRTEGFSGLDVAQLCQEAVVGPLHGIPGSDLSTIHSTQMRPVSYQDFDNVFCKFHPSISQKELDMYTEWNKMFGCSQ; encoded by the coding sequence GTCTAAAGATGCAGTGGACCCCAGAGCATACACAGTGGGCAGAGCAACACTTTGACATCTCATCCACTACCCGCTCACCAGCGCACAAAGTAGAGGCCTACCGGGGCCACTTACAAAGAACATACCAGTATGCTTGGGCAAATGATGACATCTCTGCACTGACTGCCTCCAATCTTCTTAAGAAATATGCAGAAAAGTACTCTGGGATCTTAGAGGGTCCAAATGAAAGAGCCCTGCTGTGTTCCTACTCTGATGGCACCGCTGGACTCATGAATGGACGAAAGTCAGAGAATGAGTCTTGGCAGGAGGGGATTTACCCAATGAACTGTGCTCCAGATGTTATATCTGTGAGCAAAGCTGGAATGACAGCTGCCTTACCCCCTACAGAGGTGTTGGCTAGCATAGGCAGCTCTTCAGGGGTCCCTAGCAGCTTGTCCGAGCCTAACTATTCCAACAGTAACTGTGGGAGCCACACAGCCACAACTCTCCAATCAGGCCTCCCCTCTCAGGAATATACTACCAGTTACAATGGCCCCTACCTGCATTCTAGCTACTGTGGCCAGACTACCCCAGTACTCCCCTCCCCACACCCCTCTCCCTTGCACAGTGCTGGGCTGTTACaacccccacctcctccccctaCCTTAGTGCCGAGCTACAATGCTGGGTCTCCAAACCTTCCCAGCTACAATTATCCTCCAACAGGTTACCCTTCTCAGACTGCTGTTGGCCCTGGTTATAGCCCTGGGGGAGCACCACCTCCTTCTGCTTATCTACCATCCAGCATTGCAGCTCCTACTCCAATCCCTCCTTCCACACTGCCTGGATACAACTACCAGTCCCATAACCATACACCAATTGCACCAACACCTTTGAATGGCAGCGCATCACATTCATTAAAACGAAAAGCTTTCTACATGAGTGGTCATGGCGAAATTGACTCTCCCTTTGGCAGTTTCAACTACAACCAACAGCGCTCTTCACAGAGCCCAATGTACAGAGTAGCAGACAGCAGTATCTCAGACTCAAACAGAGGCAATGGCTTTGACAGGAATGCTGAGGCATCATCGTTAGGGTTTAAGACAACCAAGCAGCAAATGTCTTCAGATCAACAAAGAAAATTTCTTATACACTCTGGCAGAGCACTAACTCCTCCATCTTATGGATCAACCAAAAGCTCTGTTGGTGATCTTGGATTAGGTGAACCCTACAGCAAGTTTGGATCCCCCATTATGAGTGAGCAAACTGAAGAGCGCAGACAGCACCTCTCACACTCCCTCACAGGTCCTGACGTCGGTGTGGCTAACTCGTCCGTCCATGCTGCAGAAGAACAGCTGAAGAACAGTGACTCCAATATGGTGGAGATGGTCACCACAGAAATCCTACAACAGGGCCCACCTGTGGACTGGAATGACATTGCAGGTCTGGATGTGGCCAAAGCATCTATTAAAGAGGACATACTATGGCCCATTTTAAGGCCAGATATGTACAGTGGACTTGCCACATTACCTCGGAGCCTCCTTTTATTTGGACCTCAGGGAACTGGTAGAACACTGCTTGCTAATTGTATCGCCAGCCAATTGGGGGCTGCATTCTTGCAGCTCAACAGCTCAGCTTTGGTGACCAAGTGGCTCGGCGAAGGGGACAAGATAATCCAGGCCTCTTTCCTGGTGGCTCGATGTCGCCAACCAGCTGTTCTATTCATCAGAGAGGTGGACCTGCTGCTTTCAGCTCAACTCAGTGAGGAGAGTCCAATGAATCGGCTCAAGGCTGAGCTCCTCGTGCAGCTTGACAGTATTCTGACCTCTGCGGCGGACCACATCCTTGTGGTTTGCTCTACCAGTAAGCCTGGAGAGATTCCCGAGTCCCTAAGGAGGTACTTTACCAAGCGACTGCTCATCCCCTTGCCTGATGGAACTGCACGGCACCAGATAATCAGACAACTACTCTCACAGCACAACTACTGTCTTAGCGACAAAGATATGTCACTACTGGTTCAGAGGACAGAGGGCTTTTCGGGACTAGATGTGGCCCAGCTGTGTCAAGAGGCTGTAGTAGGTCCTCTTCATGGCATTCCTGGTTCCGATCTATCAACCATTCATTCCACTCAGATGAGACCGGTCTCATACCAAGACTTTGACAATGTATTCTGTAAATTTCATCCCAGCATATCACAAAAGGAACTTGACATGTACACTGAGTGGAACAAAATGTTTGGTTGTAGTCAATGA